A DNA window from Hevea brasiliensis isolate MT/VB/25A 57/8 chromosome 2, ASM3005281v1, whole genome shotgun sequence contains the following coding sequences:
- the LOC131170585 gene encoding 2-alkenal reductase (NADP(+)-dependent)-like, translated as MLDTVLLNMRIRGRIAACGMISRYNLDKPEGLRNLMSIIGKRVHVEGFVTGDFYHLYPKFLELIIPYIKQDEIVYVEDVGEGLESGPTSLIGLFTGRNVGKQLVVVTHE; from the coding sequence ATGCTTGATACAGTGCTTTTGAACATGAGGATCCGAGGTCGCATTGCTGCCTGTGGAATGATCTCTCGGTACAATCTTGATAAGCCTGAAGGTCTTCGTAACTTGATGTCTATTATCGGGAAACGAGTTCACGTGGAAGGATTCGTGACTGGTGATTTTTATCACCTTTATCCAAAATTTCTAGAGCTGATTATTCCTTATATCAAACAAGACGAGATTGTATATGTAGAAGATGTAGGTGAAGGACTTGAGAGTGGTCCGACATCTCTCATTGGACTATTCACCGGCCGGAATGTTGGAAAGCAGTTGGTGGTTGTTACTCATGAATGA